The following proteins come from a genomic window of Malus domestica chromosome 02, GDT2T_hap1:
- the LOC108171411 gene encoding uncharacterized protein: MAKSLVVFSLLLLLLLLLLPISPLTAHPNTPNPKPSPSPAHTDLTNYGFPIGLLPTAVKNYTINRTTGDFIVDLGSTCKVTLPSDNVATYSKKITGKIVVGKIAKINGISVRAFFRWQPITAIRSSGDNLVFEIGTVSVKYPTKNFEESPACEGRHSS; the protein is encoded by the coding sequence ATGGCAAAATCTCTCGTcgtcttctctctcctcctcctcctcctcctcctcctcctccccatCTCCCCCCTAACCGCTCACCCGAACACCCCGAACCCAAAACCGAGCCCATCTCCGGCACACACTGACCTCACCAACTACGGCTTCCCAATCGGACTCCTCCCCACCGCCGTCAAGAACTACACCATCAACCGCACCACCGGCGACTTCATCGTCGACCTCGGCAGCACGTGCAAGGTCACCCTCCCTTCCGACAACGTGGCCACCTACTCGAAGAAAATCACCGGAAAGATCGTCGTGGGCAAAATCGCCAAGATCAACGGTATCAGCGTCCGGGCCTTCTTCCGGTGGCAGCCGATCACCGCAATCCGGTCGAGCGGCGACAACTTGGTGTTCGAGATCGGCACGGTCTCCGTCAAGTACCCCACTAAGAACTTCGAAGAGAGCCCCGCTTGCGAGGGCCGCCACTCCTCTTAG